TGTTCCGTTTTGACCGAATTGAACGTTATGACCTAAAACGCCTAAGTACCCTATTTCGGCAACGGCTCTAACCTTGTATTTTTTATCAGCATCTTTTTCGTTTTGGGCAGATACGGTCAGACTGATTATTAGAAAAAATGTAAGCGTTATTATTTCTCTAAGTTTCATGTATAATTTGTTTGGATATTTAATATTGAAACTGATAAACGTCTTCAATGTTCGGCAATGGGTGTTTACTTTTTTTAATCACCTTAGTAGTTAATAAACACTTTTTCCTTTATCGAATACTTGCTTTTTTTTTGACTCAAAGCTTCAATCATTAAGTGAACAGCAATTTTAGTAGCTTGTTTTTAGTCAAAATAGGTATTTATACCCTGTTTTCAATTGAATTAGTTTTTGAGGTTTGTAAACCAGAAAACTAATAACAATTATGAAAACTGATAAATCAAATAATGAAAAGGACTTGTTAAACGCTTCTATGAGTATAAAAGATATTCATGCAGAAATGGAAAACAATCCAGTTTACCCTTTCAATCTACAGAGTGGATGGTTGCCAAAGCCCGGGAGTAAAAGTATGCAAATGTATTTTGAACAAATACTAAGTACAGAACCTTCTGATTGGGCTCCTTGTATTCAAGCTTTGAGTGACTTTATAGACAGCAATGAAGTAGTTTCATACCTTGTTCAAAATGCTTGTAAGGAAAATCAAAATATTAGAGATGCCCATTTAGCGTCTGCTCAAGGTGTGATAATTCCACCGATCAGAGATAAAAACGACATTTTGAATGCTTTTAACGCAATTTTAAGTCAAGCACCTGCATTTCTTGATGATGCTCTGGTGGGGCTTCCATTTTCGGCATTTGTTGTTGGAATTGACCCCACAATGAGCGGTGTTACTCTTTTCAGTATTCCAATGTTCAATGAGAAAATGGCGGCGATTTTAGACCATTGGAACAAGTTCTTAGATGCAGAGGCTTCTAATGTTGGATTTAGGATAGATGGTCAGCAATGGCTTTCTCCTGCCGCTAAAAAGCAATATGATTTTCCTATTTGGGCAAAAGATTCACAGATATTGCCATATTGGAATTCTTGGAATTCTTTTTTTACACGTCAGTTTTTAGACCGCGAAGCCTCTCGACCAGTTGCTGATCCTACTTCCAATAAAACTGTTATTTGTCCGAATGATGGTTCTTTATTTAGATGGAGGGCAAATATTTCGAGAAATGATGTTTTTTGGTTTAAAGATATGGAATATTCTCTTTCGGATATTCTTAGCTCTCCTGTTCAAAAAGATCAAGATACGATCGATCAATATGATTTAGTGAATATTTTTGAGGGAGGTTATATCTTTCAAACCTACCTTAATCCGTACAATTTTCATAGATGGTGGGTTCCAGTAAATGCGAAGGTAATGTTTGACCCAATTGTGGTACCCGGTTACTTTTTTAACAAGTTGGTTATTCCAGACTTTGGTGGAGCTTCAACTGCTTCTTTACCGTACTTAGCACAAGTAAATGCAAGAGGAATAATAGTATTTGAAACAGAAGATTATGGGCGAGTATGTTGTATACCTTTGGGGATGAGTGAAGTTTCTAGTATTTCTTTTGACCCTGCAATGGTAGCAGGTGCAACAGTAACAAAAGGACAAGAAATGGGAACGTTCAATTATGGAGGCTCATCATTTGCCATTATTTACGAAAAGTTGCCAGGTAAGGATCTTGTCTTTATGAATGACCAAGGAATACAATACCCTCAAGATCCAGTTTTGCCAAGTGGAAGCTCAAGTACTGGCGGGGCAGTTACAAAGATCGCTTCGAAAATAGGAATTTGGGTCGATTTTTAATTGAGAAATTGATTAATACTCTTCTTGCTGAAAATCTGAAATAGTATAATAAAATAATACCCTCTTTTATGTTTGAGTATAAAAGAGGGTATAGTTTTTTCCAAAAAAAAGTGTACCCTCCTAGAAGGAAGGCACACTTCAGCCACTAATCAAAAAAATACAATTTATAACAGCGTGCTAGGGCACACGTAATTGGTTATTTCAAAACTTTCCGATTTTTTAATCGCATCAAAACCTCCCTTAATATCTACCAAATTGCGGTAACCTCTCGATTGCAATATGGAAATGAAGGCAAGCGACCTATATCCACCAGCACAGTGAATATAATGTGTATTATCGGTTACAATCTTTTTCATGCTTTCGTTGATGTAATCCAATGGGGCATTGGTAGCTTCTACCATGTGCTCACTTTCGAATTCACTATTCTTGCGAACATCCACAATTTCCGGAGCATTAATTTCTATTAGCTCTGCTACGCTTACAGACTTAATAGTGTCAACTTCTTTTCCTGCTGCTTTCCAAGCTTCAAAACCGCCTTTCAAGAAACCTTGTGCATTGTCGTAACCTACTCTAGCAAGTCTCGTAAGTATTTCTTCTAGTCGGTCTTCTTCTGCTACAATTAGTAACTCTTGTTTTACATCAGGAACGAGTGTTCCCACCCACGTGGCGAAGCTGCCATCGATACCAATAAAAATTGAATTGGGTACAAATCCGTCTCTGAATTTATCCTTGTCTCGTGTGTCAATAATCACTGCATTGGTCTCATTGGCAACAACCTCAAACTCAGTAGGACTAAGTGCTCTTGTTCCTTTTTCTATCACATTATCAAGTGAGTCGTAACCTTGAATATTGATAAGGACATTTTGAGGGAAATAGGATGGAGGTGGAGTTAGTCCGTTTAATACCTCTGCAACAAATTCCTCTTTAGTCATATCTGGTCTAAGAGCATAATTTGTCTTTTTCTGATTGCCAAGTGTGTCCGTAGTTTCGGAACTCATGTTTTTACCACAAGCACTGCCTTGACCGTGATTTGGATATACAATGATATCGTCGTTCAACGGCATTATTTTGTTTCTCAGCGAATCGTACAAGTGAGCAGCTAGCTTTTCTTGGGTAAGTTCTGCAATTACTTTTTGAGCTAAATCAGGACGACCTACATCGCCAATGAATAAGGTATCACCAGAGAATAATCCCACCTCTTTGCCTTCTTCATTGCGAAGCAATAGGCAAGAACTTTCCATGGTATGGCCAGGAGTGTGCAAGAGTTCAAGTGTTACATCTCCAAGTTTGAATATCTGTCCGTCAGTTGCGACTGTTTTTTTGAATCCAGTTTCCATCTCAGTGGGGCCATATACGATTTGAGCACCTGTTTTTTGTGCCAAATCAATGTGACCAGATACAAAGTCAGCATGGAAATGAGTTTCGAAAATGTATTTAATTTTTGCCCCATCTTTCTCCGCTCTTTCAAGGTAAGGTTGTGACTCTCTTAATGGGTCAATGATTGCAACTTCACCGTTTGATTCTATGTAATAGGCGGCTTCAGCTAAGCAACCAGTATATATTTGTTCAATTTTCATTTTAATGTTATTTATGTGATATAATTTATTTCTCCATTGGTGTCATCAAAAACTACTCAGGGACACCTTGTTTTGCAATTAGAATAACTGTTCATATCTCTTAAATTTCTTAATGTAAAATTAGTGATTGAATTATTGTTGGAGCGTAACTATAGTTACAATTGGATATGATCAATGTCATTGTTTTCTAATAAATCATTTCTTTCCTTTTGGTACAATTCGCTAGCATACTGATACTGCATCATTCTCTTTAGGACTTAGCCGTTTAATCCTTTATTACTTACTACCAATTGATTATTTTTGGTAAAACTCAAAAAGTATATGAAGCGATTGGTTATTAAATTAGCTTGTGTTCTAGGACTTATTTTTATCAATGCCTGCGATAAACCTCACAAACAAAGACCTAATATCATTTACATTTTTACAGATCAGCAATATGCAGGAATGATGTCCTGTGCTGGCAATGAATGGGTAAATACTCCTGCAATGGATTACATTGCTAACAATGGAATTAGGTTTACAAAAGCTTATACAACTAATCCCGTATGTACTCCAGCTAGAATGAGTATGATCACCGGAAGATTTCCGTCTTACTTTAATGATAAAAATGGTAACGCAGTTCGAGAAAACTGGGGTGCAACTAGGGTTGAAGATATTCCTGCGGAGGTATTTACAACTAACATTGCACATTTTGCCAAAGAAGCTGGCTACGAACTTATTTTTGGTGGTAAAGAACATTTGCCCAAGGGCTTGCTCCCAGATTCACTTGGCTTTACCTATATCAGTGACAACGAAAGGGGAATATTAGCACAAGAAGCTGCAAAGGTGATTCGAAAGGAACACGATAAGCCTTATATCATGATTGTATCGCTTATTAACCCTCATGATATTTGCTATATGGCAATAAGAGATTTTGCCGAAACACCACTTGATTCTATTTTACTTGCCAAAGGACAAACAGAACTCTCAGAGCTTGATAGGGCTTTGAATACACCAGAAGGGGTTACGGAAGAGGAGTTCTTCAAAAATTATTGTCCTCCATTACCACCAAACTTTGAGAAACAAAAAGGAGAGCCAAAGGCCGTTGAGAAATTGTTATCCAATAGGTCGTTTAGAGAGAAAGCAAGAGGACAATACAGTGAAAAGCAATGGAGAATGCATAGGTGGGCATATGCTAGACTAACCGAAGTTGTGGATAAAGAAATTCAAGTAATTCTCGACGCTTTGAAAGAATCCAATGGTGAAGAGAATACTCTAGTAATGCTTTCGAGTGATCATGGTGATATGGATGCCTCTCATAGAATGGAGCACAAAAGTACCATGTACGAGGAAGCTACGAACATACCGTTTTTGGCCATGTGGAAAGGTAAAATAATGTCAGGTAAAGTTGATGATTCACACCTAATTTCCAACGGATTAGATTTCTTACCAACGCTGTGTGACTATATGGATGTGGAAGGTATGTCGGATCCTAGAGGAATGAGCCTAAGGCCATTGTTTGAGGGAAAATCAACCAAGTGGAGGAAAAACTTGGGTGTAGAAAGTGAGATAGGGAAAATGGTCGTAAGTGAGGATGGTTTTAAATACATTAGGTATGATTTCGCGGGAAATGAAGAACAACTTTTGGATCTCAACTTGGATCCGTTTGAAACTACGCATTTTACAGATTCACAAAACCATAAAGGCAAGTTGGAAGAGCTAAAAAAGATATATGACACAACTTGGTTTCCTGTCAATTAATTAGAGGTATTAAACAAAAAAAAGAGCACCATTTCGGTACTCTTCTCGCTGATGTTTAAATCATAGGCTATACTTTTTCGCCTTTCATCATTTTATTCCAATACAAGTATGGAAGACCATATTTTTTAAGCATCCAGAGTCTCCAATGTTCCTTGGAGCTATCAAAAACAAGCATTTGTTTCAATTTTGGATCTGGAGTGAAGTTGTTTTTGTAATCAAATTCGGCTAAAACCATTTTGCCATATCCAGTTACAAGAGGACAAGAAGAATAGCCATTGTAACTTGAATTGGCAGGTGCCTGACCATTAATCATAGCAACTAAGTTTTCTACCACAATTGGTACTTGCTTTCTGATCGCAGCTCCAGTTTTGGCAGTAGGTAATGCCGCTACATCTCCTAGCCCAAAGATATTAGGGTATTTATTGTGTTGCATGCTATTGTGGTCTACATCTAGCCAACCAGCATCATTTACCAAGCTAGATTCTTTGACAAACTTTGGGGCTGTTTGTGGTGGAGCTAGATGCAAGAAATCAAAAGGTACTTCAATAACAGATTCACCTGTCATTTTTTCGCCAATATCGTTTCCTTCATTTATGACACACATATTTTCTCCAGTAGCGGTGTGTTTGAAATAAACGATTTTCTTTTCAGAGTCAATTTTAAACGGTGCGTAAAATGGTTTGAAGTGTATTCCATAGCGGTCGATTACTTGATGAAGTGTATCTGCGACTTGCTTAACTCCAAATATCACGCTACCGGGCGTTGCAAATATTACGTTGGATTTATCTAAAATACCTCTCTTTCGAAAACTATCAGCGGCGAGGTAGGCTATTTTTTGAGGAGCTCCTCCACACTTGATAGGAGTAGTGGGTTGTGTAAAAACTGCATTTCCACCCTTGAATTTTTGCAACTGTTCCCAAGTGTATTGAGGATCAGTATAGTTGCTACACACAACTCCTTTTTCTAAAGCTTCCGGTAGGCCTTCTATCAATTCAGGTGCCATTACTAAGCCCGGAGCAACAACTAAGAAATCATAGCTTATTACACTTCCTTTTTCAGTTGTTACATTGTTATTTTCTGGATCAAAACTTTTGGCATATTCCTTAATCCAAGTAACACCTTTTGGCATTACATCCGCCATAGGTTTACTAGTTTTTCTGTAGTCATATGCCCCCGCACCCACCAGTGTCCAAGCTGGTTGATAATAATGCTTGTCTGCGGGCTCTATGATCGCAATGTCAAGGTTTGAATTAATTTTCAATAATTGGGCACCTACCATAATGCCAGCAGTTCCACCACCAATTATGAGTACCGTATGTTTCTTTTCCATGCTAGGGTTTAATTATTTCTTCGAAAAGTAACAATTATAGAAACAAGAAAATGTAACATGGGTTACTTTGACCAGTTAGTAACTGGTCTCATCGAGCCTTACTTTTCCTTTAAATGTTTTATAAACAAAAATGGTGTAAGTAAGAATTATAGGTGTGCCTATGGCTGCCATAAATAACATGATTCCCAATGTTTTTTCAGAAGAAGCTGCATCGTAAATACTGATATCATAAGATGGGTCTATTGATGATATAAGAATAGAAGGGTACAGCTCTATCGCCACTACAAACAGAAAAAGTGCGATCGAAATGGCAGAAAAAATGAATGCCCTGAAAAAATTCTTTTTGCTCAAAAGCCGTGGAATATTCGCAATACTAAGCATACCTAGAAAAGGGATGATAGATAAAACTGGGTTTTCTTTAAAGCCATTGGATAAGTGAGGTATATACAAAAGCACATATGTTGTACTTACTGCAAATAATGCTACAAATATCCATACAGATCTTTTTGTTAGGATTCCTATTTTAGCAAAGAGCCTTCCTTCGGTTTTCATGATTAAATAAATACCTCCGTGCATCATGAACAGAGCTAAAGTTGTAATTCCGATGACGATTGAAAATGGGTTAAGAACCTCAAAAAGGCTCATTTGTAGTTGTCCATCTTTACCTATTGGGAGACCTTGTAATACATTTCCTAGTACTACTCCTAGCAATGTAGCCAGTAAAATACTTGAAATAGAGTAGGAGATATCCCATGTTTTTCTCCACCACAGCATGGTTTCTTTACTTCTGAATTCTATTGAAATAGCTCTAAAAATCAGACTGAAAATGAATAGCATGAAAGGCACATACAGCCCCGAAAACAGTGTGGCGTACACTATGGGAAAGCCTGCAAATAGTGCTCCTCCACCAATTACAAGCCAAACTTCATTACCGTCCCACACTGGACCTACAGCATTGAGTGCAATTCTGCGGCTTTCTTCTTTTTTGAAAAATAAATGCCATGCACCAGCTCCAAAGTCGAAACCGTCAAGTATGGCATAACCTGCAAATAATCCACCCACAACAAGGAACCAAAGAGTGGGGTAATCCAATCCTAAAATTGTAGCTTCCATTGTTAGTTTTTAGTTATGGTGTTTGTTATTTGTTTTTGTAAAGTCCCTTCCATATCGTCCTGTTCATTGTATGGGCCAGTTTTGATTTTCTTGTTCAAAAGGTAAATGAACAGCACAAATAAAATAGAATAAATAATGAAGAACATTATAAGCGACCATAGCACTTGATTGGCCGTTACAACTGCCGAAAAGGCATCTGATGTACGTAAAAGTCCATAGACTACCCATGGTTGTCGACCCATTTCGGCGGCAAACCAACCAAACTGATTTGCCAATTGGGGTAAAATAGCGGCAAAAACGAATGTGATTAACAGCCACTTTTTGTCAAAGAGAGAGCCTTTCCACCAGAAGTATATTCCCAAAATCGTAAGTAAAATAAGTGCCATGCCAATTGCAACCATAAGATGGTAAAACTGGAATACTGCATTCACTTGACCGGGCTGATCTTCTTTTGCAAATGCATCCAAACCTGTTACATGTTTTTGGAAATCACCGTAAATTAAATACGATAGTCCTCCTGGGACTTTCATGCCGTAGGTTTTTTTGTTGTCTTTATCAATCCATCCCAAAAGATACATGTCACCCGGTGCACTTTTTTCAAAATGCCCTTCAAAAGCTGCAAGTTTAGCTGGTTGATTTACGGCTACACCGTTTGCTGAGTGATGGCCAGTAACTAATTGTGAAAGTGAAAACACAGTAGCAACTACCAAAGCGATTTTGAATGCTTTTTTCGAAATTTCTAAATACCTGCCTTTGATTATATAGTAAGCATGCACACTCATCACTAAAAACGCTCCTGACAAGAATGCACCAAGCCATGTGTGTGTAAGCCGATCAACACTTGATGGGTTAAACACCATCGCCCAAAAGTCAATGATTTCGGCCCTTGCATTAATTCCTTCTCCAACAATGTGAAATCCCGCCGGAGTTTGTTGCCAACTGTTAGCAACTACAATCCAAACAGCACTGAACATAGAGCCAAGAAAAACACCAATGGTTGCTATTAAGTGGACTTTGGGAGAAACTCTATTCCAACCGAAAAGCAGAATCCCTAAAAAACCACTTTCTAGTGCAAAAGCAAAGATACCTTCAGCTGCCAAAGCACTTCCAAATACATCGCCGACATACTTAGAATAGGTAGCCCAGTTGGTTCCAAATTCGAATTCCATAACAATACCGGTCGCTACGCCAATACCAAAGGTTAAAGCAAATATCTTGGTCCAAAACTTGGCTAGTATTTCGTATTCTTTATTTCCTGTCCGAATATAATTGCCTTCAAAAATTACCATTAATAGACCCAGTCCTATACTTAAAGGAGGATAGATGTAATGGAATGCAATGGTGAATGCGAATTGAATTCTTGCTAAAATTTCAACTTCCATGATAGTATTAAGATAAAAAAAGAGGCCGAAGCCTCTTTAGAAATTTATAATGTTGAAGGACAAACGTAATTGCTTACTGGTATTTCAGTGCCTTTAATAGCGGCAAAGCCACCAGCTACATCAATTAAGTTGTGTATACCTCGAGACTTTAGAATACTACTAGCGATCATAGAGCGATAACCCCCTGCACAATGAACATAAAACTCTTCGCTTGGGATACTTGCCAAATGATTATTTAAATCAGATAAAGGAAAGTTTTCTGCTCCTAAAACGTGTTCCGATAGATATTCAGATTCTTTTCTAACATCAATTACTTTTGCAGCTTTAATGTTTTCAGCTAATTCACTTGCTGGAATTGAAGTTACACTGTCTGTGTCAAATCCTGCCTTTTCCCAAGCTTCAACTCCTCCTTTCAAGAATCCTATTGTATTATCAAAACCTACTCTCGATAATCTAGTAACAGCTTCTTCCACTCTATCTTCATCTGCAATAAGCAAGATTGGCTGTAAAGTATCTTTGATCAAATCTCCAACCCAAGGGGCAAAACCACCATCTAGTCCAATAAAAATTGATCGGGGAATGTGTTTTTCTGCAAACTCAGCAGGTTTTCTTACGTCCAGTACCACTGCTCCAGTTTCGTTCGCTGCTGCTTCGAATGCCTTTGGAGATAGTGCCACATTACCTTTGGCCAAGACTTTATCGAAAGATTCGTACCCTTCTTTGTTCATTTGAACATTCAGTGGGAAATAGGCTGGTGGGGGTAGTAAGCCATCTGTAACTTCTTTGATGAATTCATCTTTAGTCATATCGGCTCTAAGGGCATAGTTCATGGCTTTTTGATTACCAAGTGTATCCACTGTTTCCTTCATCATATTTTTACCACATGCAGATCCTGCTCCGTGAGCTGGGTATACTGTAATGTCATCTGCCAGTGGCATGATCTTATTTCTTAAGCTGTCAAAAAGTAAACCAGCTAAGTCTTCTTGCGTCATGCTAGCTGCTTTTTGTGCAAGATCGGGTCTACCCACATCTCCTAAGAAAAGTGTATCTCCAGAGAAAATTGCGTGGTCTTTGCCATTTTCATCTTTTAGCAAATAGGTTGTACTTTCCATAGTATGTCCAGGAGTATGAAGCACAATGAAAGTCAATTTTCCGAGCTTGAACTCTTGATTGTCTTTCGCAATAATGGCTTCGAAACTTGGATTTGCGTTTGGTCCATAGATAATAGGTGCTCCTGTTTCTTGAGAAAGTGTAACATGACCGCTCACAAAGTCAGCATGGAAATGAGTTTCAAAGATATATTTGATTTTAGCTCCTGCTTTCTCAGCCTTTTCTATGTATGGGCCCACTTCGCGTAGCGGATCTATGATTGCAACCTCACCTTCACTTTCAATGTAATACGCTCCTTGAGCAAGACAACCGGTATATATTTGTTCTATTTTCATTTTTATTTCCTTTAATTTTTTAACACAAATTTTAAGACATCAATTCCTTGTACATGATATAAACAGCCATTACTAAAACGAACCATGCGAACCCTTTCTTGAGGCTACTACCATTGATAAACTTACTTAACCATATACCTACAAATATTCCAATAATTGAAATGGCTGTAAATGGTAGCAAGAAAGCCCAATCAATAGTTAGGTTTTGGACGTCTCCAATGAAACCTATTAATGATTTTACTGCTATAATAAGTAGAGAAGTAGCAACTGCCTTTTTCATTGGTAGTTTTGCCAATAACACTAATGCTGGGATGATAAGAAAACCTCCGCCGGCACCTACCAGACCAGTAAGTGCTCCTACAACTGTTCCTTCTAAAACTACTAATCCATAATTCAACTTTATTTTTTCTTGCATTGCGACTTCGTCACAATCTTTACATTGAGCTTGCCTTAGCATTGAAATCGCGGCGGCAAACATTATGAATGCAAAAAATAACATGATTGCTAGGTCCTTGGTAATGAGCAAACTTCCAATGCTAAAAAGCTCGTCAGGAATTGCAGGAATTGCATATCTCCTTGTAAGATAAACAGCAATAAACGCTGGAATCATAAAGACAATAGCAGTTTTTATTTCAACCAAACCCTTAGTCATGTTTCGTATTGCCCCTACTAATGAAGTTGACCCTACTACAAATAATGAGTAGGCCGTTGACACTACTGGACTAATACCTAATAAATACACCAAAATGGGCACTGTGAGGATGGAGCCTCCTCCGCCAATAAGGCCAAGTGTAATTCCTATTAACAAAGCTCCTCCAAATCCTATAAGTTCTACTGTTTGCAACGAATTGTTATTTTGATTGAGTACAAAGGTGACATATGCAGTGAACAAGTGGTGTAACTTGAGTTACGTAGGGTGTTTAAATAACTGACTTGCAGTTATGGGGAGACTTGATTTAGGCCCTATTTTGGTCATTATTGTCTTAATGTAAATTAATATATTATTTCAGTTATGGTAATAAGAATGGACTTAACAACTAATACCAACAATCGGAATAAATAGTACTAGCTGAATTCAAAAGTAAAAGTTAGTTTTGTATACAGTATTCAAAAAAGTATACCCTAATGAAAAAAATAAGCTTACTTTTTTTACTATGTTTCTCAGTTATAAGTTCGAGCATATATGCACAAGGTGTTGTGGATGGAGAACTTAAAAAATGGCATCGAGTTGCTCTTACTTTTAATGGTCCATTGACCAGTGAGACAGCACAACCAAATCCATTTACTTATTATAGAATGGATGTTAGGTTCACACATGAGAGTGGATTTCCTATTTATGATGTGCCTGGCTTTTATGCAACTGATGGAAACTCGGCTGAGACTTCCTCTACCAAAGGAGATAAGTGGAGAGTTTATTTTTCACCTGATAAAACAGGAAAATGGACGTACGAGGTGAGTTTCAAGGCTGGAGAAGGCATTGCACTTAAAGAAGGAGGAGTATCTGCTGGTTATTTTGATGGTGAAAAAGGAAGCATAGTCATAAGTGGCACAGATAAGTCATTGCCAGACAATAGAGCACAAGGGAGATTAAATTATGTGGGAAAGCATTACCTGCAATTTGCCGAAACAGAGAAGTACTTTATAAAAGCTGGGGCTGACTCACCTGAGAATATGCTTCATTATTCAGACTTTGATGGTACGCTAAATGGCTATGGTAAATTGGGGAAAAATTACCTTCAACTGATGAAAGATTGGCAGCCACATGCTCAAGATTTTGAGTCAAGGGGAAATGCTTATACTTGGCAAAATGGAAAAGGTAAAAACATCATGGGTGCTATTAATTACTTGTATACCAAAGGCATGAACTCTATTAGTTTCCTCACTTTTTCTGCTGATGGTGACGATGGCTGTGTATATCCCTATCTTGTAAAAAGCGATTCATTATTCTTAGAAGCTTCTCAAAGGTCAAAGGCTTGGAACGAGGCATTGGAGCAAGATAGATTTGATGTTTCAAAACTGGACCAATGGGAAAGAGTATTGACCTATGCTGAAACAAAAGGAATGTTCTTACACTTCAAAACCTTTGAAGCGGAGAGTATTTGGTTGATGGGTAGAAAGGACTTAACAGACGAAAGGAAACTTTATTACCGAGAATTAATCGCTCGATTTGGTCATCACCTTTCTATGAACTGGAACCTGTCAGAGGAAACGAATGTAGAAGTTTCTTTGGTAAAAAATACTGCTGCTTTCATAGCAAACTTAGATCCTTATAAGCACCATTTGGTACAGCATACTTATCCGCTTGGACATGGTAAAGGAGTTGATATGCCCAACTACGATTATTACTATTTAAACCTTCTGGGTGACCAGTCAGTACTTACAGGTGCATCACTGCAATTACAAAAAGATGATATTCATAACGAAATGAAACGTTGGTATGAGCTTTCCGAAAAGTCGGGAAGAATATGGGCGATAGCAAATGATGAGCAGGGAAATGCACAAATAGGAGTTACTGTAGATGCTGCACATCCAAGTTATAAGGCAATGAAGCCAGACAACAGAGAGGAAGTGCGTAAAAAGGTGCTTTGGGGTACGCTCATGGCAGGTGGTTTCGGAGTAGAATACTATTATGGGTATGCTACCGAATCAAATGATCTAAATAATGAAGACCATAGATCACGAGCTACCAAGTACGAAGATGCTAAAGTGGCAATTGACTTTTTCGAAAACCATATTGAGTTCATTAATATGAAACCAGCCGATGAGATCACAACATCATTGGATGATTACGTTCTCGCTGGGGATAGCCAAATTGCTGTTTATTTGCCAAATGGAGGTAATACAGGTATTACTTTGCCGAGTGGAAAATGGACCGTTTCATGGTATGACCCAATAAAAGGCGGTGAACTAAAAGGAAAAAGCAAAGTTGCTAAAACAATATCGGCTCCTGATGCTAGTCAGGACTGGGTAGCAGTTTTAGTGAAAAATTAATCTGAAAATTATCAAACTTGGATTGGCGATAAAGGTCAATCCAAGTTTGATTTCAAATAGAAAAGATCACTTCATTTCATCCACAATGTTTCTAATTGCTTCACTGAAATAAGCACCGTTTTCGGGACCATACCAATTCATGGTTACGGTTTCATAATTATCCATATCGAAGTATTGATCTGCAGTAATATAACCTGCATAAGCCCCATTAAATGATGTAACTATGAGTTGAAGACCATTCTTTGCAGCATAGTTATCCAAGTCTTTCATCAACTCGCCAGAGAAATCACAAGGCATA
This portion of the Spirosomataceae bacterium TFI 002 genome encodes:
- a CDS encoding cytochrome bd-I ubiquinol oxidase subunit 1 apoprotein encodes the protein MEVEILARIQFAFTIAFHYIYPPLSIGLGLLMVIFEGNYIRTGNKEYEILAKFWTKIFALTFGIGVATGIVMEFEFGTNWATYSKYVGDVFGSALAAEGIFAFALESGFLGILLFGWNRVSPKVHLIATIGVFLGSMFSAVWIVVANSWQQTPAGFHIVGEGINARAEIIDFWAMVFNPSSVDRLTHTWLGAFLSGAFLVMSVHAYYIIKGRYLEISKKAFKIALVVATVFSLSQLVTGHHSANGVAVNQPAKLAAFEGHFEKSAPGDMYLLGWIDKDNKKTYGMKVPGGLSYLIYGDFQKHVTGLDAFAKEDQPGQVNAVFQFYHLMVAIGMALILLTILGIYFWWKGSLFDKKWLLITFVFAAILPQLANQFGWFAAEMGRQPWVVYGLLRTSDAFSAVVTANQVLWSLIMFFIIYSILFVLFIYLLNKKIKTGPYNEQDDMEGTLQKQITNTITKN
- a CDS encoding Glyoxylase, beta-lactamase superfamily II — encoded protein: MKIEQIYTGCLAQGAYYIESEGEVAIIDPLREVGPYIEKAEKAGAKIKYIFETHFHADFVSGHVTLSQETGAPIIYGPNANPSFEAIIAKDNQEFKLGKLTFIVLHTPGHTMESTTYLLKDENGKDHAIFSGDTLFLGDVGRPDLAQKAASMTQEDLAGLLFDSLRNKIMPLADDITVYPAHGAGSACGKNMMKETVDTLGNQKAMNYALRADMTKDEFIKEVTDGLLPPPAYFPLNVQMNKEGYESFDKVLAKGNVALSPKAFEAAANETGAVVLDVRKPAEFAEKHIPRSIFIGLDGGFAPWVGDLIKDTLQPILLIADEDRVEEAVTRLSRVGFDNTIGFLKGGVEAWEKAGFDTDSVTSIPASELAENIKAAKVIDVRKESEYLSEHVLGAENFPLSDLNNHLASIPSEEFYVHCAGGYRSMIASSILKSRGIHNLIDVAGGFAAIKGTEIPVSNYVCPSTL